The following DNA comes from Mycolicibacterium aromaticivorans JS19b1 = JCM 16368.
GGGGTCAGCTGGTCGGCGAACTGTTTGGCGGCCTCCTGCGCCGCGGCCAGCCGGCTGGGCTCGACGTCGGTGGCGCGCATCGACTGCGAGACGTCGATGGTCAACATCACCACGGCGCGGTTGCGCGGGATCCGCACGTCGTGCGTTGGTCCGGCCATCGCGATCGTCAGCAGCACCAGCGAGGAGATCAGCAGGATCGCCGACAGGTGCCGCCACTTGTTGGGCCGTTTGGGCGCAACGCTTTCCAGCAGTTCCATGTTGGCGAAGCGCAGGAAACGCTTCTGACGGGCGAACTGCACGACGACGTAGAGCCCGACCAGTCCGGCGACGACGAGCAGGAACACGAAGAACCACGGGTGTTCGAAGCCGCCAAGCGTCATGGGCCCGAGCAACGGCAGGGTCATTGGCTGCCAGCCAGTGCACCGCGGCGACGGGAGGCGACGAACCGCACGATGTCGGCGATCCAGTCGCGGTCGGTGCGCAGGGTCATCAGGGGTGCGCCGCAGCGGCGCAGGGTGCGCGCCACCTCCTCGCGGTGCACCGCGGCGGCACGAGCGAAGTCGGCGCGCAGTTGCTCATCGATGGTGAACTCGCGGGTGACCCCGGATTCGGTGTCCTGCAGGATCACATCGCCGACCGGCGGCAGTTCGACGTCACGCGGGTCGAGCACCTCGATGCCGAGTACCTCGTGGCGCGCGGCGATCGCGCGCAGCGGCCGCATCCAGTCAATCGGGCCGAGGAAGTCGCTGACCACCACGGCCATCCCGCGTCGGCGTTCGGGCCTGCGCAGCGCATCGATGGCCGCGGCCAGATCGCCACGCACCCCGGCCGGGGCCTGCGGCATCGTGGCGATCGTGCGCAACAGAGTCTGCTCGTGCATCCGGCCGGACAGCGCAGGCACGCGGGTGATCT
Coding sequences within:
- a CDS encoding DUF58 domain-containing protein, with the protein product MSDSETVHPPSFQRGEIGDAKLSAALRTLELTVKRKLDGVLHGDHLGLIPGPGSEPGESRMYQPGDDVRRMDWSVTARTTHPHVRQMIADRELETWLVVDMSASLDFGTTGCEKRDLAVAAAAAITYLNSGGGNRIGAIIANGDKITRVPALSGRMHEQTLLRTIATMPQAPAGVRGDLAAAIDALRRPERRRGMAVVVSDFLGPIDWMRPLRAIAARHEVLGIEVLDPRDVELPPVGDVILQDTESGVTREFTIDEQLRADFARAAAVHREEVARTLRRCGAPLMTLRTDRDWIADIVRFVASRRRGALAGSQ